The genomic window AGCTATCTCGGCCGCGCGCTCGGCATCAATCCGCAGGTTGAAATCGATTATCACGCCATTCCATTAAAACGCGGCGACGTCTTCGTGCTCGCGACCGATGGCGTCTATGAACATGCGGCCGATCGATTTGTCGCCCACACCATCGGCGAAAATGCCGATGATCTCGACCAGGTTGCACGCCTCATCGTCGAGGAGGCCTATGAGCGCGGCAGTACCGATAATCTGACGGTTCAGGTGGTACGTATCGACAGCCTGCCGCTGGAGCGCGACGTCGAATCTCTCAATCCGTCGTTGCCACCGCCGCCGTTGCTTTCGGCCCGCGAAAATTTCGACGGCTACACGATCGTGCGGGATATCCACGCCAGCCACCGCAGCCATATCTATCTCGCCACAGATGTTGAAAGCAGCGCGGCTGTGGCGCTGAAGATTCCGTCGACCGATATTCGCGAGGACCTCAGCCACTTACGCCGCTTCATGATGGAAGAATGGATCGCGCGGCGGATCGACAGTCCGCATGTTGCAAAAGCATTCGTGCCAGCGCGCGACAAGCGGTTTCTCTACGTCGCGATGGAGTTCATCGAAGGGCAGACGCTGACGCAATGGATGATCGACCATCCCAAGCGCGATTTGCAGACCGTTCGCTCCATCGTCGAACAGATTGCAAAGGGACTGCGCGCCTTTCATCGCCGCGAAATGCTGCATCAAGATCTGCGGCCGGACAACATCATGATCGACCGTTCCGGCACGGTCAAAATCGTCGACTTCGGCTCGGCAAAGGTGGCCGGTGTTGCGGAGTCCGCGGTCAGGCCCGATGCGGATGAAATCCTGGGCACGGTGCAATACACCGCCCCGGAATATTTCGTCGGTGCGCCGGTCACTGCGCGCGCCGATATGTTTTCGCTTGGCGTGATCGCCTACCAGCTTTTCACCGGCAAGCTGCCGTACGGGGCGCAGATCGCCCGGGCCGGCATGCGGCTGAACCTCACCAAGCTCAGTTACGTTTCGGCGGCGGTGGAAAATCCGGATATTCCGGAATGGATCGATGGCGCCTTGAAAAAGGCGGTGCATCCGCAGGCGGACAAGAGATATGACGCTCTGTCGGCATTCGTGCACGATCTCGCGCATCCCAATCCGGATTTTCTCCATTCGTCACGATCGGCTCTGATAGAGCGTTCCCCCGTCTTGTTCTGGAAATGCCTTTCTCTAATTCTGGCCTTCATCATCGTCGTTCTGCTTGCCATACGTTCGAGGACGTGAGGTGAACATTTGAACGCGCGACTGTTTCGGGCGCTGTGGCAGTCACGCGTCGCCGATCCAACCTTTCTCAAGCGACGAAAACGTGGCCTTCGCGGACTACGGTTGTAACGATATCGCCGAGGTTTGAGATAATGAGGTAACTTGCGATCGCGAAGGGTCTCCGTCTTATTTAGGGAGGATCTTATGCTGCTAGTCTCCAATAACCGGCCATTTCTCAATCCGTGGCTTGTTGCTTGTTGTCTCGCCGGATTTGCGGTTGTCGTCATATGGACAAGCTCTGCAGCCGCTATGGACGCAAAAGTCGAGCGCGGTAGATACCTTGTTCAACTCGGCGCGTGTAACGATTGCCATACCCCCGGGTATTTGTTCGGGAAGCCCGATATGTCTCGATTCCTGGGAGGATCGGACGTCGGATTCGAAGTGCCGGGTATGGGCACGTTTGTTGGGCCAAATCTCACTCCGGACAAGGAAACCGGCTTAGGCAACTGGACAACGGAAGAAATTGTCACTGTCCTTCAAACTGGGGTTCGGCCTGACGGTCGGATGCTCGCTCCGCCAATGCCGTGGCGCGCTTACGCGAATCTGACGAAGGATGATGTGCTTGCCATCGTCAGCTATCTAAAAAGCCTTCCACCAGTTCACCGCGACGTACCGGGACCATTCGGAGCCAGTGAAAAGCCGACGGTCCCGCGGATGACGATCCTG from Nitrobacteraceae bacterium AZCC 1564 includes these protein-coding regions:
- a CDS encoding serine/threonine protein phosphatase PrpC/predicted Ser/Thr protein kinase (product_source=COG0631/COG2112; cath_funfam=1.10.510.10,3.60.40.10; cog=COG0631,COG2112; pfam=PF00069,PF13672; smart=SM00220,SM00331; superfamily=56112,81606; transmembrane_helix_parts=Outside_1_548,TMhelix_549_571,Inside_572_575) — translated: MAHNLTISIGQHSDKGRKDLNQDFHGALIPDEPLRSLKGISIVLADGISSSQVSQVAAESAVKSFLTDYYCTSDSWSVKTSAQRVIAATNSWLHAQTRRSRYAYERDKGYVCTFSAMVIKGVTAHIFHIGDCRIYRLGGQSLEQLTADHRVIVSPEESYLGRALGINPQVEIDYHAIPLKRGDVFVLATDGVYEHAADRFVAHTIGENADDLDQVARLIVEEAYERGSTDNLTVQVVRIDSLPLERDVESLNPSLPPPPLLSARENFDGYTIVRDIHASHRSHIYLATDVESSAAVALKIPSTDIREDLSHLRRFMMEEWIARRIDSPHVAKAFVPARDKRFLYVAMEFIEGQTLTQWMIDHPKRDLQTVRSIVEQIAKGLRAFHRREMLHQDLRPDNIMIDRSGTVKIVDFGSAKVAGVAESAVRPDADEILGTVQYTAPEYFVGAPVTARADMFSLGVIAYQLFTGKLPYGAQIARAGMRLNLTKLSYVSAAVENPDIPEWIDGALKKAVHPQADKRYDALSAFVHDLAHPNPDFLHSSRSALIERSPVLFWKCLSLILAFIIVVLLAIRSRT
- a CDS encoding mono/diheme cytochrome c family protein (product_source=COG2010; cath_funfam=1.10.760.10; cog=COG2010; pfam=PF00034; superfamily=46626; transmembrane_helix_parts=Outside_1_9,TMhelix_10_32,Inside_33_183), producing the protein MLLVSNNRPFLNPWLVACCLAGFAVVVIWTSSAAAMDAKVERGRYLVQLGACNDCHTPGYLFGKPDMSRFLGGSDVGFEVPGMGTFVGPNLTPDKETGLGNWTTEEIVTVLQTGVRPDGRMLAPPMPWRAYANLTKDDVLAIVSYLKSLPPVHRDVPGPFGASEKPTVPRMTILPPDADTAHQ